The Methylomarinum vadi genome has a window encoding:
- the fliK gene encoding flagellar hook-length control protein FliK, which produces MEIKLPLPVNTLGTAKSKLDALTLQLNQQLEVKVIEAKSEQNTLTLQFANTTLRLQSNQPLAIKPGQALMLQVVRLQPAPEFQIVKPTQPTTQAATEPLQNEIILKQLQPSPAPQQTTQLTKQLVTGQLVAFKIAGITANSLSGLLYIDGENKASTRPPLPATLPVKQIVNLGVSSGQRNDNQALTLKNGQWLTLEVVKPGDQPQFKLVTYPERAISDRAITEAIKQYLPIQDSATTLLNSLSNLEGETEVPQLLQRLAREILQSLPQRSQLTDADSLKHHIENSGRLFEAKLIQLATLPDINLKDDFKLKLLQLINQLQQQTDPTPEQKPKANELNLLREILQKSHATLAKTILDQLASLPREDGNKLNWSLELPFFNQKHIDKIAIQIEQEKTATSKQAKNTWAVTMTLTPPGLGTLHCKLHCFDNIVSTRFWSDQTSTVEKIKHHLDYLRQELENNGINPGLIEVQQGHPQQTTDSHLSVRNLLNEEV; this is translated from the coding sequence ATGGAAATCAAGCTTCCTTTGCCGGTCAACACCTTAGGGACTGCCAAGAGCAAACTAGACGCGTTAACGTTGCAGTTGAATCAGCAACTTGAAGTCAAGGTCATCGAGGCAAAAAGCGAACAAAACACGCTGACCTTGCAATTCGCCAACACCACTCTACGGCTACAAAGCAATCAGCCGTTGGCGATCAAGCCTGGGCAAGCATTGATGTTGCAGGTCGTCAGGCTGCAACCCGCTCCGGAATTCCAAATCGTCAAACCGACGCAACCAACAACACAAGCCGCCACCGAACCGCTGCAAAACGAAATCATATTAAAACAATTGCAACCCTCTCCCGCCCCTCAACAAACAACACAGTTAACCAAACAACTCGTCACCGGCCAGTTAGTGGCCTTCAAGATTGCCGGCATCACTGCCAACTCGCTATCCGGCCTGTTATATATCGACGGCGAAAACAAAGCCAGCACTCGACCGCCCTTGCCCGCCACGTTACCCGTAAAACAAATTGTCAATCTGGGCGTTTCCAGTGGACAACGCAATGACAATCAGGCGTTAACGCTAAAAAACGGCCAGTGGCTGACACTCGAAGTGGTCAAGCCCGGCGACCAGCCGCAATTCAAACTCGTTACCTATCCGGAGCGAGCAATAAGCGATCGGGCCATTACCGAGGCGATCAAACAGTATTTACCCATTCAAGACTCGGCCACGACATTGCTCAATTCGCTCTCTAACCTGGAAGGCGAAACGGAGGTGCCGCAGTTATTGCAGCGGCTGGCCCGCGAAATTCTGCAAAGCTTGCCGCAACGCTCGCAACTGACCGATGCCGATTCGCTAAAACACCATATCGAGAATTCCGGCAGACTGTTCGAAGCCAAACTCATTCAGCTAGCCACTCTTCCCGATATCAATTTGAAAGACGATTTCAAATTGAAACTGCTGCAACTGATTAATCAGTTACAACAACAGACCGACCCGACGCCGGAGCAAAAACCCAAAGCAAACGAACTGAATTTACTTCGGGAAATTCTGCAAAAATCGCACGCCACCCTAGCCAAGACCATTCTCGATCAACTTGCCTCGTTACCCAGAGAAGACGGCAACAAATTAAATTGGAGCTTGGAGCTTCCGTTCTTCAACCAAAAGCACATCGACAAGATTGCCATTCAAATCGAACAGGAAAAAACCGCCACCTCTAAACAAGCGAAAAACACCTGGGCCGTGACGATGACACTGACACCGCCGGGCTTAGGCACCCTGCACTGTAAATTACATTGCTTCGACAATATCGTCAGCACCCGATTCTGGAGCGACCAAACGTCCACCGTGGAAAAAATAAAGCACCATCTCGATTATCTAAGACAAGAATTAGAAAATAACGGCATCAATCCCGGTTTGATCGAAGTTCAGCAAGGCCACCCGCAACAAACGACGGACAGTCATTTAAGCGTACGCAATTTATTGAACGAGGAAGTATAA
- a CDS encoding fatty acid desaturase, producing MSQRVPPPETFVSSPSENNHAVRENLIQSVSKYAQADYRKAYWQVANTFLPYLGLWALMVLTVVYYLPVWTTLLLAVPASGFLVRIFILFHDCCHGAFFPSRRANRILGYVAGILTFTPFEDWQRTHTIHHAASGNLDRRGTGDIWTLTVDEYLSASRLNNHPLKRVGSNNGLKVRIRVD from the coding sequence ATGTCGCAACGAGTTCCCCCTCCGGAAACCTTTGTATCCTCCCCATCAGAAAACAACCACGCCGTTCGTGAAAACCTGATTCAGAGCGTATCCAAATATGCGCAAGCCGACTATCGCAAGGCGTATTGGCAAGTCGCGAACACTTTTTTACCATACCTCGGCCTCTGGGCTCTGATGGTTCTAACCGTGGTTTATTATCTTCCGGTTTGGACGACCCTGCTATTGGCGGTGCCGGCTTCCGGTTTTTTGGTTCGGATTTTTATTTTGTTCCATGATTGTTGTCACGGTGCATTTTTCCCTTCGCGGCGCGCTAACCGAATTCTAGGCTATGTGGCCGGCATTCTGACCTTCACGCCGTTCGAGGATTGGCAGCGCACGCACACGATCCACCATGCTGCGTCAGGCAATCTGGATCGTCGCGGTACCGGTGACATCTGGACCTTGACGGTCGATGAATATCTGTCGGCATCGAGACTAAACAACCACCCGCTCAAGCGGGTGGGTTCCAATAACGGACTGAAAGTCCGGATACGCGTCGACTAA
- a CDS encoding cold-shock protein yields the protein MSTTIGTVKWFNSEKGFGFIEQQSGPDVFVHFRSIINDGGYKTLEENQRVEFSVTRGPKGPQAENVKVIN from the coding sequence ATGTCTACGACTATCGGCACCGTTAAATGGTTTAATTCTGAAAAAGGTTTCGGCTTTATTGAACAACAATCAGGCCCTGATGTTTTTGTTCACTTCAGAAGTATTATTAATGACGGTGGCTATAAAACCCTTGAAGAAAACCAAAGGGTTGAATTCAGCGTAACCCGTGGCCCCAAAGGCCCTCAAGCGGAAAATGTCAAAGTCATCAACTAA
- a CDS encoding type II toxin-antitoxin system RelE/ParE family toxin, giving the protein MIVSFNDKATEDIFNGVNSKLARKACPQTLWRIAARKLDQLDSVQSLEELKVPPGNRLESLLGNRAGSYSIRINEQYRICFSWEELGPANVEITDYH; this is encoded by the coding sequence ATGATTGTATCGTTCAATGATAAGGCGACAGAAGATATATTTAATGGGGTCAATTCCAAATTGGCACGAAAGGCTTGCCCACAAACTCTATGGCGAATTGCAGCAAGGAAATTAGATCAATTAGACTCTGTTCAATCCCTAGAAGAATTGAAAGTTCCTCCTGGGAACCGGTTAGAAAGTCTTTTGGGAAACAGAGCTGGTTCGTACAGTATTCGTATCAATGAACAATATAGAATTTGTTTTTCATGGGAAGAATTAGGCCCAGCAAATGTAGAAATAACTGATTATCACTAG
- a CDS encoding fatty acid desaturase translates to MFRNPLILFTVIPMVLFLILQRFSSHGAKKRERLSVLYTNLALVAIIGSMGLTLGFWNYLLIQLPIIILAATAGMWLFYVQHQYEDAYWERQHNWDLTSSGLEGSSYYKLPRALQWIAGNIGLHHIHHVRANIPNYNLQRCYNEVPLLQTVKPLTLRTSLKSLWLNLWDEQKQKLVSFGSIRMLTRLAGQQADA, encoded by the coding sequence TTGTTTCGCAACCCCTTAATTTTATTTACCGTCATTCCGATGGTACTATTTTTGATCCTGCAACGTTTTTCGAGCCATGGCGCGAAAAAACGTGAACGCCTGAGTGTCCTCTATACCAATCTCGCTCTGGTTGCGATTATTGGCTCGATGGGCCTGACGCTGGGATTTTGGAATTATCTGTTGATTCAATTGCCGATCATCATCTTAGCGGCGACCGCAGGCATGTGGTTATTTTATGTTCAACATCAATACGAGGATGCCTACTGGGAGCGCCAGCATAATTGGGATTTGACCAGCTCGGGACTCGAGGGGAGTTCGTATTATAAACTGCCCAGGGCTCTACAATGGATCGCAGGCAACATTGGCCTGCATCACATTCATCATGTCAGAGCGAATATCCCGAACTACAACTTGCAGCGCTGTTATAACGAAGTACCGCTATTGCAGACGGTGAAACCGTTGACGCTGCGTACGAGTTTAAAATCGTTGTGGTTGAATCTGTGGGATGAACAGAAGCAAAAACTGGTCAGTTTCGGCTCGATCAGAATGCTAACTCGCTTAGCGGGCCAGCAGGCTGACGCCTAA
- a CDS encoding HigA family addiction module antitoxin, producing MRVPTHREPTHPGEMLREEFLVPMEITQRELAEAIHVPYQRINELVNQKRGVTPSTALRLGKFFGVSPDFWLNLQMRWELYKAQSIEKKEIESIQDYKHVQKMA from the coding sequence ATGAGAGTCCCAACCCATAGAGAACCAACTCATCCTGGAGAAATGCTCCGTGAAGAATTTCTTGTTCCTATGGAAATTACGCAGCGTGAACTTGCAGAGGCGATTCATGTTCCCTATCAACGCATCAATGAGTTAGTTAATCAAAAACGAGGGGTTACCCCAAGTACAGCTTTGCGGCTAGGGAAGTTTTTTGGAGTCTCGCCTGATTTTTGGCTAAATCTGCAAATGAGGTGGGAGCTGTATAAAGCGCAAAGTATTGAAAAAAAAGAAATTGAGTCAATACAAGATTATAAGCACGTACAAAAAATGGCATGA
- the tnpA gene encoding IS200/IS605 family transposase, with amino-acid sequence MDYRYGSHTVYQIEYHFVWVTKYRYKVLKDEIAERVRDLVRQTCEAFEIRIIKGVVSKDHVHILVSAPPTMAPSEIMRRIKGRTSSYLFEEFPHLKKRYWGRHFWARGYFCATVGQMTDEMIKQYLEHHFEPNPNDNFKMEPD; translated from the coding sequence ATGGACTATAGATACGGCAGCCATACGGTTTACCAAATTGAGTATCATTTTGTTTGGGTTACGAAGTATCGTTATAAAGTGCTGAAGGATGAAATAGCCGAACGAGTGAGAGACTTGGTGCGGCAGACATGCGAAGCCTTTGAGATACGGATTATCAAAGGTGTCGTGAGCAAAGATCATGTGCACATTTTGGTGAGTGCGCCGCCGACTATGGCCCCAAGCGAAATCATGAGGCGAATCAAGGGACGAACTTCGAGCTATCTGTTCGAAGAGTTCCCGCACTTGAAAAAGCGATATTGGGGTCGACATTTTTGGGCCCGCGGTTATTTTTGCGCCACAGTGGGGCAAATGACTGATGAGATGATAAAGCAATATTTGGAGCATCACTTTGAACCTAATCCAAACGATAATTTCAAGATGGAGCCCGACTAA
- the leuB gene encoding 3-isopropylmalate dehydrogenase yields MKQYKIAILAGDGIGPEITDEAIKVLKVIEERNDVKFELMPALFGACAYFETGDAFPQATIDICDQADAILKGTIGLSHEESKKIPVDKQPERGALLPLRRRYNTYANFRPVFLPKSLAHFSPLKPEVIGDGIDLIMVRELVGGLYFGDKEMGVNDKGLRYVRETLEYDEEQIRRIMHEAFKLASKRRKLLHNIHKSNVLKSSVLWNEIMEEVAKEYPDVKVVNFLVDAAATALCLKPTQFDVMVMENMFGDILSDQGGGILGSLGLMPSACIGPEKAYYEPSHGSAPDIAGKNIANPYSMIGSVAMMLENSFDMGEEAKNVWAAMQGVFADGFSTADLSKPGSGVKMISTVEFGDKVVEKLRQMPKV; encoded by the coding sequence ATGAAGCAATATAAAATCGCAATATTGGCCGGTGACGGCATTGGTCCTGAAATCACCGATGAAGCCATTAAAGTGCTGAAGGTCATCGAAGAACGCAATGACGTCAAGTTTGAATTAATGCCGGCGCTGTTTGGCGCGTGCGCTTATTTTGAAACCGGTGATGCCTTTCCTCAAGCGACCATCGATATTTGCGATCAGGCCGATGCTATCTTGAAAGGTACGATTGGTTTGAGCCACGAGGAGTCGAAAAAAATCCCGGTGGACAAACAACCCGAACGCGGCGCCTTGCTGCCTTTACGCCGTCGCTACAATACCTATGCCAATTTCCGCCCGGTTTTTTTGCCGAAGTCACTGGCGCATTTTTCCCCGTTGAAACCCGAAGTTATCGGCGACGGCATCGATCTGATTATGGTGCGCGAGCTGGTTGGCGGCCTCTATTTCGGTGACAAGGAAATGGGTGTCAACGACAAAGGGTTGCGTTATGTCCGCGAAACCCTGGAGTACGACGAAGAACAAATCCGTCGCATCATGCACGAAGCGTTCAAATTAGCCAGCAAACGCCGCAAATTGCTGCACAACATTCATAAGAGCAATGTGTTGAAATCCAGCGTATTGTGGAATGAAATCATGGAAGAAGTGGCCAAGGAATATCCCGATGTCAAAGTGGTCAACTTCCTGGTGGACGCCGCGGCCACCGCGTTATGCCTGAAACCGACCCAGTTCGACGTAATGGTGATGGAAAATATGTTCGGCGATATCCTCAGCGACCAAGGCGGCGGCATCTTGGGTTCATTGGGCTTGATGCCTTCCGCTTGCATCGGTCCCGAAAAGGCCTACTACGAGCCGTCGCACGGCTCGGCTCCGGACATCGCCGGCAAAAATATCGCCAACCCCTATTCGATGATCGGTTCGGTGGCGATGATGCTGGAAAACAGCTTCGATATGGGGGAAGAAGCCAAAAATGTTTGGGCGGCGATGCAAGGCGTATTCGCCGACGGTTTCTCCACGGCCGATTTGTCCAAGCCCGGCAGCGGCGTGAAGATGATCAGTACGGTGGAATTCGGCGACAAGGTGGTTGAAAAGCTGAGGCAAATGCCGAAGGTCTAG
- a CDS encoding RNA recognition motif domain-containing protein — MKRIFVGNLPSDATETSVTALFSEFGKVHSIEIVTDMFSGQCKGFGYVGMEGHEARAAIAKLSGTLFGGKSLRVGFENTSHKKGRRR, encoded by the coding sequence TTGAAAAGAATATTTGTTGGAAATTTACCTAGCGATGCGACTGAAACCAGTGTGACGGCTTTGTTTTCGGAATTCGGTAAAGTGCATTCGATTGAGATCGTCACCGATATGTTCAGCGGTCAATGCAAGGGTTTTGGCTATGTCGGCATGGAAGGCCATGAAGCCAGGGCGGCCATCGCCAAACTCAGCGGCACTCTGTTCGGCGGCAAGTCGCTCAGGGTCGGTTTCGAGAATACTTCGCACAAAAAAGGCAGACGCCGCTAG
- a CDS encoding UPF0182 family protein — MQAKLNASTRFIALGSGFLLISGLLGFAAMHFLVEIWWHASLGMLLYYLMRVVYRDLIALAITLVQGGFIFVNFILIPRLLRIDPAGLFGGSGLKNRLAVLLLTPSVRLAMICVAIFTMPILTPIYLHWEDFLLFFFNAGSNMKDPVFGQDVSFYLLSFPLIKLVQNEMLVVFSLLFATIAACYWQANRQQTDRELLPGGAKIHLALLIGVIVAILAWSINLERYEILYVDRHQPVYFGPGFVEMNFQLPLIWLNFLFFIVAAFSAVVYLYTRRGLKWMCASALIYFAMVAFKQTHWVPSLIDRFYVAANPVTAERKNMAYNIEATLQGFGLNQVDIVEYPLKSESAPLNSQAIKDVLKNIPLWDHELLLAGYDQMQAIRPFFAFKDVAVDRYRLEGVNVQVNVAARELNFYRLPRSAKTWNNLHFIYTHGYGLVMTPSLQQADQPMQWLIRDLNNLTDYEQLKIKQPQIFYGMAKYAYAITPNDARPPHPKGATFRLRNDLMVEGGVTISSLLRRIVLSAYFQDFDLLFTTNMTEDSRMLFRRNIIERVNTLAPFLTLDPNPYPVVINNKIYWIVDAYTTSDRFPVVASYDFPLDDGMEVKPVNYLRNSVKIIVDAYNGDVDFYLVDPNDPIATTYRNIYPMLFKNAAEIPQSFINHLSYPSRLFALQMAVYARYHQTNPDVYYQQSEAMTFPQLDGKKMLPYFLTLIPGGGVSKANPDLYRFLLVAPMAQIGRANLGMITMAGCIKAADCQSAYSADIVNYRFPVDQQVEGPAQISGLINQDPEISRQLTLWQQRGTSVIKGRMIIVPVDGRLLYIQPVYTKATRSTGFPQLTRVIIAMNRVVAMDTSLESAFEKLKGKLGV; from the coding sequence ATGCAAGCCAAATTGAATGCTTCTACACGTTTTATTGCCCTGGGAAGTGGGTTTTTACTGATTAGCGGTTTATTGGGTTTCGCCGCCATGCATTTTTTGGTGGAAATCTGGTGGCATGCGTCGTTGGGCATGCTGCTGTACTATTTAATGCGCGTGGTTTACAGGGATCTTATCGCTTTGGCGATTACGCTGGTTCAGGGGGGATTTATCTTTGTTAATTTCATCTTGATTCCGCGACTATTACGCATCGATCCGGCTGGCTTGTTCGGCGGCTCGGGACTTAAAAACAGGCTTGCCGTGCTGTTATTGACGCCGTCGGTCAGGTTGGCCATGATTTGCGTGGCCATTTTCACGATGCCGATTTTGACCCCGATTTATTTGCATTGGGAAGATTTTCTGTTGTTCTTCTTCAATGCGGGTTCGAATATGAAAGACCCGGTTTTTGGTCAGGATGTCAGCTTTTACTTATTGTCATTTCCGTTGATCAAATTGGTGCAAAATGAAATGCTGGTGGTTTTTTCGTTATTGTTTGCCACCATTGCCGCTTGCTATTGGCAAGCGAATCGTCAGCAAACCGATAGGGAGTTGTTGCCAGGCGGCGCCAAAATTCATCTGGCGTTATTGATTGGCGTGATTGTCGCGATTTTAGCCTGGTCCATTAACCTGGAGCGTTACGAGATTCTTTATGTCGACCGCCACCAGCCCGTCTATTTCGGACCCGGTTTTGTGGAAATGAATTTTCAACTACCGTTGATCTGGCTGAATTTTCTGTTTTTCATCGTCGCCGCTTTTTCGGCGGTCGTATATCTCTATACCCGGCGCGGTTTGAAATGGATGTGCGCGAGCGCGTTGATTTACTTTGCCATGGTAGCCTTTAAGCAGACCCATTGGGTTCCCTCCTTGATCGATCGATTTTATGTTGCCGCCAATCCGGTCACGGCGGAACGTAAAAATATGGCTTATAACATCGAAGCGACTTTACAAGGATTCGGCCTGAATCAGGTTGACATTGTCGAGTACCCATTAAAAAGCGAATCAGCTCCATTAAATAGCCAAGCCATCAAAGACGTATTAAAAAACATTCCATTATGGGACCATGAGCTTTTGTTGGCCGGTTACGACCAGATGCAGGCCATCAGGCCTTTTTTCGCATTTAAGGATGTCGCGGTTGATCGATATCGGCTTGAAGGGGTTAATGTTCAGGTCAATGTCGCCGCCCGTGAGTTGAATTTTTACCGGTTACCAAGATCGGCCAAGACTTGGAACAATCTACATTTTATCTATACGCATGGTTACGGTCTGGTCATGACGCCGTCTTTGCAGCAGGCCGATCAGCCGATGCAATGGTTGATCCGCGATTTAAATAATCTGACCGATTATGAGCAACTGAAGATCAAGCAACCACAAATTTTCTATGGGATGGCGAAATACGCTTATGCCATCACTCCCAATGACGCACGTCCGCCGCACCCTAAAGGCGCAACTTTTCGACTGCGTAACGATTTGATGGTGGAAGGCGGCGTGACGATTTCTTCTTTATTGCGCAGAATCGTCCTGTCCGCGTATTTCCAGGATTTCGACTTGCTGTTCACGACTAACATGACCGAAGATAGCCGGATGTTGTTCAGGCGTAATATCATCGAACGGGTCAATACATTGGCGCCGTTTTTAACGCTTGATCCCAATCCCTATCCGGTCGTGATAAACAACAAAATTTATTGGATAGTCGATGCCTATACCACCTCCGATCGTTTTCCTGTTGTCGCTAGTTACGATTTTCCGCTCGATGACGGGATGGAAGTCAAGCCCGTGAACTATCTTCGTAACTCGGTCAAAATTATTGTCGATGCCTACAACGGAGATGTAGATTTTTACTTGGTCGATCCGAATGATCCCATCGCGACGACATACCGCAATATTTATCCGATGCTATTTAAAAATGCGGCGGAAATTCCGCAATCCTTTATCAATCATCTGAGTTATCCGAGTCGATTGTTCGCGTTACAAATGGCGGTGTATGCTCGCTATCACCAGACAAATCCGGATGTGTATTATCAACAAAGCGAGGCAATGACTTTTCCGCAACTCGACGGCAAAAAAATGTTGCCGTATTTTCTGACGCTGATTCCTGGAGGTGGCGTAAGCAAGGCCAATCCGGATTTATACCGGTTTTTGTTGGTTGCCCCGATGGCCCAAATCGGTCGCGCCAATCTCGGCATGATTACCATGGCCGGCTGCATAAAAGCCGCCGATTGCCAGTCAGCCTATTCCGCCGACATTGTCAACTATCGTTTCCCGGTAGACCAGCAGGTTGAAGGGCCGGCACAGATAAGCGGTTTGATCAACCAGGACCCGGAGATTTCCCGCCAACTGACTCTCTGGCAACAACGGGGGACTAGCGTTATTAAAGGCCGAATGATTATCGTGCCCGTGGACGGAAGATTGCTTTATATTCAGCCTGTTTATACTAAGGCGACACGCAGCACCGGTTTTCCGCAATTGACGAGGGTGATTATCGCCATGAACCGGGTCGTGGCCATGGATACTTCCTTGGAGAGTGCTTTCGAGAAATTGAAGGGGAAGCTTGGGGTTTAA
- a CDS encoding REP-associated tyrosine transposase, with protein MRTYIRSHAKGGVYFFTVNLAQRKQNDLLVRRVDDLRQAFRYTKQRHPLVIEAIAILPEHLHCIWRLPEGDDDYPMRWRLIKSHFSRSIEKGERVSGSRLRNKERGLWQRRYWEHQIRDDRDFQRHFEYIHYNPVKHGLVTKVKEWPFSSFHRWVKLGIYSEDWAAAPDLIEQDWE; from the coding sequence ATGCGCACTTACATTCGTAGCCATGCAAAAGGCGGCGTTTATTTCTTTACCGTCAATCTTGCTCAACGAAAACAAAATGACTTGCTGGTTCGGCGTGTCGACGATTTACGCCAAGCATTTCGCTATACGAAACAACGCCATCCCCTGGTCATCGAAGCCATAGCAATATTACCGGAACATTTACATTGTATTTGGCGATTACCAGAAGGCGACGACGATTATCCGATGCGCTGGCGTTTGATCAAATCGCATTTTTCCAGGTCTATCGAGAAAGGCGAAAGAGTATCCGGCAGTCGATTGCGTAACAAAGAACGCGGCCTATGGCAACGCCGTTATTGGGAGCACCAAATCCGCGATGATAGAGATTTTCAGCGGCATTTTGAATATATTCATTACAATCCAGTAAAACATGGGCTTGTAACGAAAGTGAAGGAATGGCCTTTTTCATCTTTTCATCGTTGGGTTAAATTAGGGATTTACAGTGAAGATTGGGCTGCCGCACCGGACTTAATCGAACAGGATTGGGAATAA
- a CDS encoding alpha-isopropylmalate synthase regulatory domain-containing protein — protein sequence MSLDSRHIQLMDTTLRDGEQTQGVAFTPTEKVSIAKALLQFLRVDRIEVASARVSEGEREAVSEINQWARQEGFADRVEVLGFVDHTRSVDWIKSTGGKVINLLAKGSEKHCREQLGKTLEQHSADVLQTITYAHEQGLKVNIYLEDWSNGYQDSRDYVYGLVDRLQHSRVSHFMLPDTLGVMAPDEVFASLNDMCQRYPELQFDFHPHNDYGLATANVMAAVRAGVRAVHCTINCLGERAGNASLAEVAVVLRDKMGMQLAIDESHLVRISNMVENFSGKRIADNAPIVGADVFTQTAGIHADGDQKGGLYKTRLGPERFSRTRSYALGKMSGKASLKKNLEQLEVNLSEEDQKKVLARIVSLGDSKQTITTDDLPFIIADVLESKSYQHIKLLACSINSGLDLQSTVSLRVKVRGDKHQATGAGSGGFDAFIDAISKVMAKYDFTLPKLADFEIRIPKGGHASALTESVITWDCGNELRKTRGVHVNQVFAGILATLKLINIQLHEMECGQTIGKAK from the coding sequence ATGTCGCTTGATTCAAGACATATCCAGCTGATGGATACCACTTTGCGTGATGGTGAGCAAACACAGGGCGTCGCCTTTACACCGACGGAAAAAGTCAGCATCGCCAAGGCGTTATTACAGTTTTTACGCGTCGACCGTATCGAAGTGGCCTCGGCGCGGGTCTCCGAAGGGGAAAGGGAAGCTGTCAGCGAGATCAATCAATGGGCTCGACAGGAGGGCTTCGCAGATCGGGTTGAGGTGCTCGGTTTTGTCGATCACACGCGTAGTGTCGATTGGATCAAATCCACCGGCGGCAAAGTTATCAATCTGCTTGCCAAAGGCAGCGAGAAACATTGCCGTGAACAGTTGGGTAAAACTTTGGAACAGCATAGCGCCGATGTGTTGCAAACGATTACTTATGCCCATGAACAAGGCCTGAAAGTTAATATTTACTTGGAAGACTGGTCGAATGGTTATCAGGATAGCCGTGATTATGTGTATGGTTTGGTGGATAGACTGCAGCACAGCCGGGTCAGCCATTTCATGTTGCCGGACACCTTGGGGGTTATGGCGCCGGACGAGGTCTTTGCCAGCCTGAACGACATGTGTCAGCGTTACCCGGAACTTCAGTTCGATTTTCATCCCCATAACGATTACGGTTTGGCCACCGCCAACGTCATGGCGGCCGTTCGTGCCGGCGTCAGGGCGGTCCATTGCACCATCAATTGCCTGGGCGAGCGTGCGGGCAATGCCTCGCTGGCTGAAGTTGCCGTAGTGTTGCGTGATAAAATGGGTATGCAACTTGCCATTGACGAAAGCCATTTGGTTCGCATCAGCAACATGGTGGAAAATTTTTCCGGTAAGCGTATCGCCGACAATGCCCCGATCGTCGGAGCCGATGTTTTTACCCAAACTGCCGGTATTCATGCCGATGGCGATCAGAAAGGAGGGTTGTATAAAACCCGTTTGGGGCCGGAACGTTTTTCGCGAACCCGCAGCTACGCCTTGGGAAAAATGAGCGGCAAGGCTTCCCTGAAAAAGAATCTCGAACAACTCGAAGTAAATCTTTCCGAGGAAGACCAGAAAAAAGTGCTGGCCCGTATCGTCAGTCTCGGGGATTCCAAGCAGACCATCACTACCGACGATCTACCGTTCATCATTGCCGATGTCTTAGAAAGCAAAAGCTACCAACATATCAAATTATTGGCGTGTTCGATCAATAGCGGTTTGGATTTACAATCCACTGTGAGTCTGCGCGTCAAGGTGCGAGGGGACAAACACCAGGCCACCGGAGCCGGAAGCGGGGGCTTCGATGCCTTCATCGATGCCATCAGCAAGGTAATGGCCAAATATGATTTCACGCTGCCCAAGCTGGCCGATTTCGAAATCCGCATTCCCAAAGGCGGTCATGCCAGCGCATTGACCGAGAGCGTGATTACTTGGGATTGCGGCAATGAATTGCGTAAAACCCGTGGCGTCCATGTCAATCAGGTTTTTGCCGGTATTCTGGCCACTTTAAAACTGATCAATATCCAGCTCCATGAAATGGAGTGTGGTCAAACGATTGGAAAAGCAAAGTAA